A window from Salvia miltiorrhiza cultivar Shanhuang (shh) chromosome 2, IMPLAD_Smil_shh, whole genome shotgun sequence encodes these proteins:
- the LOC131008697 gene encoding lysine histidine transporter 1-like isoform X1 codes for MEPEVPIYGKNNYYNSYSSEERIAEERAIDDWLPITSSRTARWWFSAFHNVTAIVGAGVLSLPYAMSQLGWGPGVSFLVLSWVVTLYSLWQMVEMHELVPGKRFDRYHELGQHAFGHKLGLWIVVPVQLVVLAGLNIVYLITGGTSLQKFHHLVCKDCKKIKLTYFILIFSSVHFALSQLPTFNSISGVSLAAAVMSISYSTVAWAASVEKGVVAGVEYGYKSRSEAGTVFNFFNALGSMAFAYGGHNVVMEIQATMPSTPHKPSRKPMWKGVVVAYVIVALCYFPVAIIGFWVFGNKVDENILITLDKPRWLIAMANMFVVVHLVGSYQLYAMPVFDMIEAVLTKKLKLKPTWYLRFISRNAYVAFTTFIAITFPFFNALLGFFGGFGFAPTTYFLPCIIWLMVHKPRMLSFSWLACWFCIIFGVLLMFVGPIGGLRQIILEAKDYKFYQ; via the exons ATGGAACCTGAGGTTCCAATTTATGGCAAGAACAATTACTACAATAGTTATAGT TCGGAAGAGCGGATAGCAGAAGAGAGGGCCATAGACGACTGGCTTCCAATCACATCTTCGCGGACAGCAAGATGGTGGTTTTCAGCATTCCACAACGTGACCGCCATCGTGGGCGCCGGAGTCCTCAGCCTCCCTTACGCCATGTCCCAACTCGGATG GGGTCCCGGTGTGTCGTTCCTGGTGCTATCCTGGGTGGTGACGCTCTACTCGTTGTGGCAGATGGTGGAGATGCACGAGCTCGTGCCGGGGAAGCGCTTCGACCGTTATCACGAGCTCGGACAGCACGCCTTCGGACACAAGCTCGGTCTGTGGATCGTGGTCCCCGTGCAGCTCGTGGTTCTAGCCGGATTGAACATAGTTTACCTCATCACAGGCGGCACATCGCTGCAAAAATTCCACCATTTGGTTTGCAAAGATTGCAAGAAAATCAAGCTCACTTATTTCATACTCATTTTCTCCTCCGTCCACTTCGCCCTCTCCCAACTCCCCACCTTCAACTCCATCTCCGGCGTGTCCCTCGCCGCTGCTGTCATGTCGATAAG TTATTCTACGGTGGCTTGGGCAGCTTCGGTTGAGAAAGGAGTTGTAGCGGGCGTGGAATATGGGTATAAATCGAGGAGTGAGGCTGGAACGGTGTTCAACTTCTTCAACGCGCTGGGGAGCATGGCGTTCGCGTATGGCGGCCACAACGTGGTGATGGAGATCCAAGCTACTATGCCGTCCACGCCGCATAAGCCTTCCAGGAAACCTATGTGGAAGGGGGTCGTGGTTGCTTATGTTATCGTCGCGCTCTGCTACTTTCCCGTTGCTATCATTGGATTCTGGGTGTTTGGTAATAAAGTAGACGAAAACATTCTCATAACGTTGGACAAACCTAGATGGCTCATCGCCATGGCTAACATGTTTGTTGTGGTCCATCTTGTTGGAAGCTATCAg TTGTATGCAATGCCGGTTTTTGACATGATAGAAGCTGTGCTCACAAAGAAGCTCAAGTTGAAGCCAACTTGGTATCTGCGATTTATTTCAAGGAATGCTTATGTTG ctTTCACAACATTCATTGCTATCACATTCCCTTTCTTCAATGCGCTCCTTGGATTTTTCGGAGGATTTGGGTTCGCGCCAACCACATATTTT CTTCCCTGTATTATATGGCTTATGGTTCACAAGCCACGGATGTTGAGCTTTTCTTGGTTGGCCTGCTGG ttttgcaTAATATTTGGTGTCCTCTTGATGTTTGTTGGACCAATTGGCGGGCTCAGGCAGATTATACTTGAAGCCAAAGATTATAAATTCTACCAGTAA
- the LOC131008697 gene encoding lysine histidine transporter 1-like isoform X2, translating to MEPEVPIYGKNNYYNSSEERIAEERAIDDWLPITSSRTARWWFSAFHNVTAIVGAGVLSLPYAMSQLGWGPGVSFLVLSWVVTLYSLWQMVEMHELVPGKRFDRYHELGQHAFGHKLGLWIVVPVQLVVLAGLNIVYLITGGTSLQKFHHLVCKDCKKIKLTYFILIFSSVHFALSQLPTFNSISGVSLAAAVMSISYSTVAWAASVEKGVVAGVEYGYKSRSEAGTVFNFFNALGSMAFAYGGHNVVMEIQATMPSTPHKPSRKPMWKGVVVAYVIVALCYFPVAIIGFWVFGNKVDENILITLDKPRWLIAMANMFVVVHLVGSYQLYAMPVFDMIEAVLTKKLKLKPTWYLRFISRNAYVAFTTFIAITFPFFNALLGFFGGFGFAPTTYFLPCIIWLMVHKPRMLSFSWLACWFCIIFGVLLMFVGPIGGLRQIILEAKDYKFYQ from the exons ATGGAACCTGAGGTTCCAATTTATGGCAAGAACAATTACTACAATAGT TCGGAAGAGCGGATAGCAGAAGAGAGGGCCATAGACGACTGGCTTCCAATCACATCTTCGCGGACAGCAAGATGGTGGTTTTCAGCATTCCACAACGTGACCGCCATCGTGGGCGCCGGAGTCCTCAGCCTCCCTTACGCCATGTCCCAACTCGGATG GGGTCCCGGTGTGTCGTTCCTGGTGCTATCCTGGGTGGTGACGCTCTACTCGTTGTGGCAGATGGTGGAGATGCACGAGCTCGTGCCGGGGAAGCGCTTCGACCGTTATCACGAGCTCGGACAGCACGCCTTCGGACACAAGCTCGGTCTGTGGATCGTGGTCCCCGTGCAGCTCGTGGTTCTAGCCGGATTGAACATAGTTTACCTCATCACAGGCGGCACATCGCTGCAAAAATTCCACCATTTGGTTTGCAAAGATTGCAAGAAAATCAAGCTCACTTATTTCATACTCATTTTCTCCTCCGTCCACTTCGCCCTCTCCCAACTCCCCACCTTCAACTCCATCTCCGGCGTGTCCCTCGCCGCTGCTGTCATGTCGATAAG TTATTCTACGGTGGCTTGGGCAGCTTCGGTTGAGAAAGGAGTTGTAGCGGGCGTGGAATATGGGTATAAATCGAGGAGTGAGGCTGGAACGGTGTTCAACTTCTTCAACGCGCTGGGGAGCATGGCGTTCGCGTATGGCGGCCACAACGTGGTGATGGAGATCCAAGCTACTATGCCGTCCACGCCGCATAAGCCTTCCAGGAAACCTATGTGGAAGGGGGTCGTGGTTGCTTATGTTATCGTCGCGCTCTGCTACTTTCCCGTTGCTATCATTGGATTCTGGGTGTTTGGTAATAAAGTAGACGAAAACATTCTCATAACGTTGGACAAACCTAGATGGCTCATCGCCATGGCTAACATGTTTGTTGTGGTCCATCTTGTTGGAAGCTATCAg TTGTATGCAATGCCGGTTTTTGACATGATAGAAGCTGTGCTCACAAAGAAGCTCAAGTTGAAGCCAACTTGGTATCTGCGATTTATTTCAAGGAATGCTTATGTTG ctTTCACAACATTCATTGCTATCACATTCCCTTTCTTCAATGCGCTCCTTGGATTTTTCGGAGGATTTGGGTTCGCGCCAACCACATATTTT CTTCCCTGTATTATATGGCTTATGGTTCACAAGCCACGGATGTTGAGCTTTTCTTGGTTGGCCTGCTGG ttttgcaTAATATTTGGTGTCCTCTTGATGTTTGTTGGACCAATTGGCGGGCTCAGGCAGATTATACTTGAAGCCAAAGATTATAAATTCTACCAGTAA
- the LOC131008723 gene encoding uncharacterized protein LOC131008723, producing MAALIYQIFSSAALLAQGFYHLISATRNHLKFPADYVAKPYHPLPFTAAAAAHHHHHRWRHLQLYLIILCLIIAIIHQLIVSSDADPLVKGRTAVYLFTSLQSAALLFAFLLLALALLLSDATSLLPLPLDLFFAVASTLFFLDYSLLSSSAAVQTSDLQAKCTSTSAGISALSSALCLALACQPKLFVADAALGASFCLQGLWALQTGLSLYVDAFIPEGCHKLLDVVSGVDGSTKCDLDDSKLRAVAILDLIFVLHVVLVLVIFLVVYTVVAKTLGVRTRLGSYEALPNTSLDPNHIQLKAMTGTQA from the coding sequence ATGGCAGCCCTAATCTACCAGATCTTCTCATCGGCGGCGCTGCTGGCGCAGGGGTTCTACCACCTCATCTCCGCCACCAGAAACCACCTCAAATTCCCCGCCGATTACGTCGCCAAACCCTACCATCCCCTCCccttcaccgccgccgccgccgcccaccaccaccaccaccggtgGCGGCATCTGCAGCTCTACCTCATCATCCTCTGCCTCATCATCGCAATCATCCACCAGCTCATCGTCTCCTCCGACGCCGATCCACTCGTCAAAGGCCGCACCGCCGTCTACCTCTTCACCTCCCTCCAATCCGCCGCATTGCTCTTCGCCTTCCTCCTCCTCGCCCTCGCCCTCCTCCTCTCCGACGCCACGTCGCTCCTCCCTCTCCCGCTGGATCTCTTCTTTGCCGTCGCCTCCACGCTCTTCTTCCTCGATTATTCCCTCCTCTCGTCCTCCGCCGCCGTGCAGACCTCTGATCTCCAGGCCAAATGCACCTCCACCTCCGCTGGCATCTCCGCGCTCTCCTCCGCCTTGTGCCTGGCCCTCGCCTGCCAGCCGAAACTGTTCGTGGCTGACGCCGCCCTCGGTGCCTCCTTCTGTTTACAGGGGCTATGGGCGCTGCAGACCGGCCTCTCGCTCTACGTCGACGCCTTCATCCCGGAGGGCTGCCACAAGCTCTTAGATGTGGTGAGCGGCGTCGACGGATCGACCAAGTGCGATTTGGACGACTCCAAGCTGAGGGCGGTCGCGATTCTCGACCTCATTTTTGTTCTTCACGTCGTCTTAGTGCTTGTTATCTTCCTCGTGGTCTACACTGTTGTTGCCAAGACTCTCGGCGTCCGTACCAGATTGGGATCGTATGAAGCATTGCCAAATACTTCCCTCGATCCGAATCACATCCAATTGAAAGCTATGACCGGCACCCAGGCGTAA
- the LOC131008698 gene encoding lysine histidine transporter 1-like, whose protein sequence is METEIPSYDRKKYNNANVEERSAEERAIDDWLPITASRKARWWFSTLHNVTAIVGAGVLSLPYAMSELGWGAGVAALVISWMITLYTLLQMAQMHEMVPGKRFDRYHELGQHAFGDKLGLWIVLPQQLMCLVAVDIVYMITGGQSLKKFHDLVCKDCKHIKLTYFIMIISSAHFVLSQLPSFNSISGVSLAAAVMSISYSTIAWGASIEKGVQPNVHYGHRSKTTAGAVFDFFSALGTVAFAYSGHNVVMEIQASLPSTPERPSKKAMWKGAVVAYVIVALCYFPVALIGYWTFGAAVEDNILITLQRPKWLVAMANMFVAVHLIGGYQLYAMPLYDMTETVLVKKLKFKPTWYLRFISRNTYVAFTMFIAITFPFFGALVGFFGGFAFAPNTYYLPCIMWLAICKPRRFSLSWLVNWVCILLGVLLMVVAPIGGLRQIILKARTYKFYE, encoded by the exons ATGGAAACTGAAATTCCAAGTTATGACAGGAAAAAGTACAATAATGCTAAT GTAGAGGAGAGGTCTGCAGAGGAGAGAGCCATAGATGATTGGCTTCCAATCACTGCTTCAAGAAAAGCAAGATGGTGGTTCTCAACTCTTCACAATGTCACTGCTATAGTCGGAGCCGGAGTCCTCAGCCTCCCTTATGCCATGTCCGAGCTCGGATG GGGGGCTGGAGTGGCAGCCTTGGTGATATCTTGGATGATCACTCTCTACACTCTGTTGCAAATGGCACAAATGCATGAGATGGTGCCGGGGAAACGCTTCGACAGGTACCACGAGCTAGGCCAGCATGCCTTTGGCGACAAGCTTGGCCTGTGGATCGTCTTGCCTCAGCAGCTCATGTGCCTGGTTGCTGTCGACATAGTTTACATGATCACGGGAGGCCAGTCTCTCAAGAAATTCCACGACTTGGTCTGCAAAGATTGCAAACATATCAAACTCACCTATTTCATCATGATCATCTCATCTGCCCACTTCGTCCTCTCCCAGCTCCCGAGCTTCAACTCAATCTCCGGTGTGTCTTTGGCAGCAGCAGTGATGTCTATAAG TTACTCTACAATCGCGTGGGGTGCTTCTATAGAAAAAGGTGTGCAGCCTAACGTGCACTATGGCCATAGGTCAAAGACAACGGCTGGTGCTGTGTTCGACTTCTTCAGTGCTTTGGGGACCGTTGCTTTTGCCTATAGTGGCCACAACGTCGTGATGGAAATCCAAGCTTCGCTGCCTTCAACACCAGAGAGGCCGTCAAAGAAAGCTATGTGGAAGGGAGCTGTTGTTGCCTATGTAATTGTCGCCTTGTGCTACTTCCCCGTTGCTCTAATCGGATACTGGACTTTCGGGGCTGCAGTAGAGGACAACATCTTGATCACCCTGCAAAGACCTAAGTGGTTAGTTGCAATGGCTAACATGTTTGTCGCGGTTCACCTCATTGGAGGCTATCAG TTATATGCCATGCCCCTTTATGACATGACTGAAACTGTGCTTGTGAAGAAGCTCAAGTTCAAGCCAACTTGGTATCTTAGGTTTATTTCTAGGAACACTTATGTTG CTTTTACAATGTTTATTGCCATCACATTCCCTTTCTTTGGCGCGCTTGTCGGGTTCTTTGGAGGCTTTGCTTTCGCGCCAAACACGTACTAT CTTCCCTGCATCATGTGGCTTGCCATCTGCAAACCGAGGCGATTCAGCCTATCTTGGTTGGTGAATTGG GTGTGCATATTGTTGGGGGTTCTTCTGATGGTTGTTGCACCCATTGGAGGGCTAAGGCAGATTATTCTCAAAGCCAGAACATACAAATTTTATGAATAG
- the LOC131008758 gene encoding 54S ribosomal protein L37, mitochondrial-like: MALVRTLKSITTSNEVFKVVGCRTFAAGGAKTKKGSKGGAAGDAPKASLLSKEAKSTTVYGANILKDGQDPKILPDSEYPDWLWHLLDKRPALSELKRKDTESLPFDDLKRFVKLDNRARIKENNMLKAKN, from the coding sequence ATGGCGCTCGTGAGGACGTTGAAAAGCATCACCACCTCGAACGAGGTATTTAAAGTGGTGGGCTGCAGAACATTTGCTGCTGGAGGTGCTAAAACGAAGAAAGGCTCTAAAGGTGGTGCTGCTGGAGATGCCCCCAAAGCATCATTGTTAAGCAAAGAAGCGAAATCCACTACGGTTTATGGTGCCAATATACTAAAAGACGGGCAAGACCCTAAAATCTTGCCTGATTCTGAGTACCCGGATTGGTTGTGGCACTTGCTCGACAAACGCCCCGCCCTTAGTGAGCTCAAGAGGAAAGACACAGAAAGTCTTCCATTTGACGATCTGAAGCGCTTCGTCAAGCTGGATAACCGAGCCAGAATCAAGGAGAATAATATGTTAAAGGCCAAAAATTGA
- the LOC131009932 gene encoding uncharacterized protein C6G9.01c has product MKKVGKSKKQPKAEHESNVVEQEKASVRPKKNASEIDEIFAGKKRKRLETEKKAEDEKPAKVAAATVRPLDKKKGKSIKSRSFKQSSSAVGYSQSRKKTADGLSVFSEEELGIGKPDAGGTALCPFDCDCCF; this is encoded by the coding sequence ATGAAAAAAGTTGGTAAGTCGAAGAAGCAGCCAAAAGCAGAACACGAGAGTAACGTTGTGGAACAGGAGAAGGCCTCTGTCCGGCCAAAAAAGAATGCGAGTGAGATTGATGAAATCTTTGCTGGAAAGAAACGCAAGAGACTGGAAACGGAAAAGAAGGCCGAGGATGAGAAGCCTGCCAAAGTAGCAGCTGCAACTGTGAGGCCACTCGACAAAAAGAAGGGAAAGAGTATCAAGAGCCGCTCCTTCAAACAGAGTTCATCTGCAGTCGGCTATTCTCAATCGAGGAAGAAAACTGCTGATGGGCTGTCTGTTTTTTCGGAAGAGGAGCTGGGCATAGGGAAGCCAGATGCAGGAGGAACTGCTTTGTGCCCCTTTGATTGCGACTGCTGTTTTTGA
- the LOC131008728 gene encoding prohibitin-3, mitochondrial produces the protein MANAQKAANVLTNIARAAFAVGIGGAAVNSCLYTVDGGQRAVIFDRFQGVKPDTVGEGTHFLVPWLQKPFIFDIRTRPHTFSSISGTKDLQMVNLTLRVLSRPEVSRLSDIFQTLGLEYDEKVLPSIGNEVLKAVVAQFNADQLLTDRPHVSALVRESLIRRAKDFNIVLDDVAITHLSYGAEFSKAVEQKQVAQQEAERSKFVVMKAEQERRAAIIRAEGESESAKLISDATAAAGMGLIELRKIEAAKENAASMARNGNVIYLPSSNNMLLGVNPAR, from the exons ATGGCTAACGCGCAAAAAGCCGCAAATGTGCTGACGAACATAGCGCGCGCCGCCTTCGCCGTCGGAATCGGCGGTGCCGCTGTCAATTCCTGTCTCTACACCGTCGATGGCGGCCAACGCGCCGTCATCTTCGACCGTTTCCAAGGAGTCAAGCCAGATACCGTCGGCGAAGGAACCCACTTTTTGGTCCCGTGGCTTCAGAAACCCTTCATCTTCGACATCCGCACTCGCCCCCACACCTTCTCCTCCATTTCTG GCACGAAGGATTTGCAGATGGTCAATCTGACACTGCGTGTGCTTTCTCGCCCGGAGGTCAGCCGGCTTTCCGAtattttccaaaccctagggcTTGAGTATGATGAGAAAGTCCTGCCATCTATTGGTAATGAGGTTCTGAAGGCTGTGGTTGCTCAATTTAATGCTGATCAACTGCTCACTGATAGGCCCCATGTTTCTGCTCTTGTGAGAGAGAGTTTGATCAGAAGGGCGAAGGATTTCAACATTGTTTTGGATGATGTGGCCATCACACACTTGTCGTATGGTGCGGAATTCTCAAAGGCTGTGGAGCAGAAGCAAGTGGCCCAACAAGAGGCGGAGAGGTCTAAGTTTGTGGTCATGAAGGCAGAGCAGGAGAGGAGGGCTGCTATTATTAGGGCTGAGGGTGAAAGTGAGTCTGCCAAGCTGATTTCTGATGCAACTGCAGCTGCAGGGATGGGGTTGATCGAGCTGAGGAAGATTGAGGCAGCAAAGGAAAATGCAGCATCCATGGCCAGGAATGGGAATGTGATTTATCTGCCTAGCAGCAACAACATGCTTCTTGGTGTTAATCCTGCGCGTTAG
- the LOC131008716 gene encoding glyceraldehyde-3-phosphate dehydrogenase, cytosolic, with amino-acid sequence MAKIKIGINGFGRIGRLVARVALLSDDVELVAVNDPFITTEYMTYMFKYDSVHGQWKKDELKVKDSKTLLFGNKPVTVFGMRNPEEIPWGEAGAEYVVESTGVFTDQDKAAAHLKGGAKKVVISAPSKDAPMFVVGVNEKEYKKDINIVSNASCTTNCLAPLAKVINDRFGIVEGLMTTVHSITATQKTVDGPSMKDWRGGRAASFNIIPSSTGAAKAVGKVLPALNGKLTGMAFRVPTVDVSVVDLTARLAKAASYDEIKAAIKEESETNLKGILGYTEDDVVSTDFVGDSRSSIFDAKAGIALNGNFVKVVSWYDNEWGYSNRVIDLIRHMASVA; translated from the exons ATGGCCAAAATTAAGATCGGAATCAACG GATTCGGAAGGATCGGTCGTTTGGTGGCTAGAGTGGCTCTGCTCAGTGATGATGTTGAACTTGTCGCCGTTAACGATCCATTTATTACCACCGAGTACATG ACCTACATGTTCAAGTACGACAGTGTGCATGGACAATGGAAAAAGGACGAGCTTAAGGTTAAGGATTCAAAGACGCTTCTCTTTGGTAACAAGCCAGTGACTGTGTTTGGCATGAG GAACCCTGAGGAGATTCCGTGGGGTGAGGCTGGAGCTGAGTACGTTGTGGAGTCTACAGGTGTTTTCACTGACCAGGACAAGGCTGCTGCACACTTGAAG GGAGGAGCCAAAAAAGTTGTAATTTCTGCCCCAAGTAAAGATGCCCCCATGTTCGTTGTGGGTGTCAACGAGAAGGAGTACAAGAAAGACATCAACATTGTGTCTAATGCTAGTTGCACTACCAACTGCCTTGCTCCTTTGGCTAAG GTCATAAACGACAGGTTCGGTATCGTTGAGGGGTTGATGACTACTGTGCACTCTATCACTG CTACCCAGAAGACTGTTGATGGGCCTTCAATGAAGGACTGGAGAGGTGGAAGAGCTGCTTCATTCAACATTATCCCCAGCAGCACTGGAGCTGCAAAG GCTGTTGGAAAGGTGCTTCCTGCCCTAAATGGAAAGCTTACCGGGATGGCTTTCCGTGTCCCAACTGTTGATGTTTCAGTCGTTGATCTTACTGCAAGGCTCGCAAAGGCAGCTTCTTATGATGAAATTAAAGCCGCAATCAA GGAGGAATCCGAAACTAACTTGAAGGGGATCCTTGGTTACACAGAAGATGATGTTGTGTCTACCGACTTTGTCGGTGACTCCAG GTCTAGCATTTTCGACGCTAAGGCTGGAATCGCTCTTAACGGGAACTTTGTCAAGGTCGTTTCGTGGTATGACAATGAATGGGGTTACAG CAACCGCGTGATTGATTTGATCCGTCACATGGCATCTGTAGCTTGA